The Hyperthermus butylicus DSM 5456 genome includes a region encoding these proteins:
- a CDS encoding nicotinamide-nucleotide adenylyltransferase — MVYRGLFVGRFQPLHWGHIEVIRWALERVDELIIAIGSAQESHTVKNPFTAGERIEMVRLGLRDAGISADKVYIVPILDIEMNHVWPRYVELMVPRFSVVVARNPLVVRLFEEYGYKVLEPPAFSRSEYSATHIRELMLRGDNSWRNLVPPSVARFIDEIKGVDRLRAIASHD, encoded by the coding sequence ATGGTTTATCGCGGCCTCTTTGTTGGCAGGTTTCAGCCGCTACACTGGGGGCACATCGAGGTTATTCGCTGGGCTCTCGAGAGGGTTGACGAGCTTATAATAGCTATTGGCTCTGCACAAGAGAGCCACACGGTTAAGAACCCATTTACTGCTGGAGAAAGGATCGAAATGGTTAGGCTTGGATTACGGGATGCCGGCATAAGTGCCGACAAGGTCTACATAGTACCGATTCTTGATATAGAGATGAATCATGTGTGGCCACGCTATGTTGAACTCATGGTGCCTAGGTTCAGCGTTGTTGTTGCTAGGAACCCGCTTGTTGTGAGGCTCTTCGAGGAATACGGTTACAAGGTGCTCGAGCCTCCAGCGTTTAGCCGGAGCGAGTATAGTGCAACACACATCCGCGAACTCATGCTAAGAGGGGATAATTCGTGGCGCAACCTTGTACCACCCTCGGTTGCAAGATTTATAGACGAGATTAAGGGTGTTGATAGGCTCAGGGCTATAGCATCACACGACTAG
- the rtcA gene encoding RNA 3'-terminal phosphate cyclase, with the protein MIVIDGSIGEGGGQILRTTLALAALLGKPVRIVNIRAKRPRPGLQRQHLTSVKAVAELASARVEGLELGSTTLVFIPRGLRSGRFYFNIGTAGSITLVLQALLPVTAFAPGPVEVEIVGGTDVPWSPPIDYVRFVLRKLLAMFGFEFEIIVKRRGHYPRGGGRVVLRVTQPPHVLKPVKLEERGKVLRVEGLSHAVRLPRHVAERQARSAEAVLRSKLPGVPISIDLEWYEPSRDPHLGPGSGVVVWAVAEHSVLGSDSLGAKGKPAEAVGREAAEKLLEDLATGTALDRHASDMLIPYAALACGESILGGARLTMHAWTNIEVVKMLVPGAEMEFIEGGKLNEKFKLRVKGICYKPSS; encoded by the coding sequence TTGATAGTTATTGATGGCAGTATCGGTGAGGGTGGAGGCCAGATTCTACGGACAACACTGGCTCTGGCAGCACTGCTCGGGAAACCGGTTAGGATAGTCAATATTCGCGCTAAGAGGCCAAGGCCTGGGCTACAGAGACAGCATCTTACCTCTGTTAAGGCTGTTGCAGAGTTAGCATCTGCCAGGGTTGAGGGCTTAGAGCTTGGATCTACTACGCTTGTATTCATCCCTCGCGGTCTCCGGAGCGGCAGGTTTTACTTCAACATTGGCACTGCTGGCAGCATTACACTTGTCCTACAAGCTCTCCTCCCGGTTACAGCGTTTGCTCCAGGCCCGGTTGAGGTGGAAATTGTAGGTGGTACCGATGTGCCGTGGAGTCCTCCAATCGACTATGTACGGTTTGTACTCAGAAAGCTACTAGCAATGTTCGGCTTCGAGTTTGAGATCATTGTTAAGCGTAGGGGACACTATCCTAGGGGTGGTGGTAGAGTAGTTCTACGGGTGACACAGCCCCCTCACGTGTTGAAGCCTGTAAAGCTCGAGGAACGAGGCAAGGTGCTGCGTGTTGAAGGCTTATCTCATGCTGTCAGGCTTCCACGCCATGTTGCTGAGAGGCAGGCTAGGAGCGCAGAAGCTGTACTACGCTCAAAACTTCCAGGAGTACCCATATCCATTGATCTTGAATGGTATGAGCCTAGCCGCGACCCACACCTAGGGCCTGGAAGCGGTGTCGTAGTCTGGGCTGTTGCTGAGCACAGCGTACTTGGCAGTGACTCACTCGGCGCTAAGGGTAAGCCTGCAGAGGCTGTTGGTAGGGAGGCTGCCGAGAAACTACTAGAGGATCTCGCCACGGGCACCGCTCTTGACCGCCATGCTTCCGACATGCTGATACCGTATGCAGCGCTTGCTTGTGGAGAATCAATACTTGGTGGTGCAAGGCTGACAATGCACGCCTGGACTAACATCGAGGTTGTTAAGATGCTCGTGCCGGGAGCTGAGATGGAGTTTATTGAAGGTGGCAAGCTGAATGAGAAGTTTAAGCTGAGGGTGAAGGGTATCTGCTACAAGCCTAGCTCCTAG
- a CDS encoding NOG1 family protein, which produces MARQLEAQKIVETVRRLREVHVYTADEIVRIVGERYRRIRRSKPGLPGKIEFEIKRLEVVFNVAYSRLQAAAKLPTTREMSEFHRVLVESFVGREYDEALRRIRRALKLVKNFWAEYRLLIASAESAVEAARLRKEGSGRILSVVRRLRKHLELVERVRRELLKTHVVAEGLPVVVVAGIPSAGKSTLVRRISTAEPEIASYPFTTKSIIVGKARHQGMVFYVVDTPGILERPLELHNEIERKALAALKTLPDIVLVLLDPSPEKVQSLENQERLLRSIYEGIVKPREAGLIIAVNKVDASAREEVEKAIEMASSLLRDVNQSVRCVNKPIPISALHGQGVGELLDVVIECLKRKTPWLFPGAEPRS; this is translated from the coding sequence TTGGCTAGGCAGCTAGAGGCCCAGAAGATAGTTGAGACTGTGAGAAGGCTGCGTGAGGTGCACGTATACACAGCTGATGAGATAGTTAGGATAGTTGGCGAGAGATATCGACGAATTCGCCGGAGTAAGCCGGGGCTACCTGGCAAGATAGAGTTTGAGATCAAGAGGCTCGAAGTAGTATTCAACGTGGCTTACAGCAGGCTCCAGGCTGCAGCAAAGCTACCCACGACTAGGGAGATGAGTGAGTTTCACCGGGTACTCGTAGAGAGCTTTGTTGGCAGAGAGTACGACGAGGCGCTACGCAGAATACGTAGAGCACTAAAGCTGGTCAAGAACTTCTGGGCAGAGTACAGGCTCCTAATAGCCTCAGCAGAGTCTGCAGTTGAGGCGGCGAGACTACGTAAGGAGGGTAGCGGCAGAATACTATCAGTTGTTAGGAGGTTGCGGAAACACCTAGAACTGGTAGAAAGGGTGCGTAGAGAGCTTCTAAAAACACATGTCGTCGCCGAGGGTTTGCCTGTGGTAGTTGTTGCTGGAATACCTAGTGCAGGTAAGTCGACACTGGTGCGCAGGATATCAACAGCTGAACCCGAGATAGCATCATACCCCTTTACTACGAAGAGCATTATAGTTGGTAAGGCTCGCCACCAGGGCATGGTTTTCTACGTTGTTGATACGCCTGGAATCCTCGAGAGGCCTCTCGAGCTACACAACGAGATCGAGAGGAAGGCACTTGCGGCGCTCAAAACACTTCCAGACATAGTACTTGTTCTCCTTGATCCTTCACCCGAGAAGGTGCAAAGCCTTGAAAACCAAGAGAGGCTACTACGCAGTATATATGAGGGTATAGTGAAGCCCCGGGAGGCAGGTCTAATTATAGCCGTAAATAAGGTTGATGCGTCAGCTAGAGAGGAAGTGGAGAAAGCTATAGAGATGGCCTCATCGCTACTACGTGATGTAAACCAGTCCGTGCGGTGTGTCAACAAGCCGATACCGATATCTGCACTGCATGGGCAAGGTGTAGGCGAGCTGCTAGATGTGGTTATTGAGTGTTTGAAGCGTAAAACGCCTTGGCTCTTCCCTGGAGCAGAGCCTAGGAGCTAG
- a CDS encoding TFIIB-type zinc ribbon-containing protein, with product MLYYPLIRLEKCPYCGSSKLIVESARGQLVCAACGAVLDDLIVSYESPGPPLIVSHAGSLPVEKRYTITEANVVRYEFAGLKLYEKLAKLLGSRSVERVREAAAGDRHALSVIASNKCLEDVMRSLPEPERGVVVELALSFMRGEYPLLSIVAERYGVSRARVRSLARRVRKCMGQPSLSEALASMSIAASLTG from the coding sequence GTGTTGTATTATCCGCTGATTAGGCTCGAAAAATGTCCGTACTGTGGCTCGAGTAAGTTAATAGTCGAGAGTGCACGAGGCCAACTCGTATGTGCAGCTTGTGGAGCGGTTCTTGACGATCTCATAGTATCCTACGAGTCTCCAGGTCCACCCCTCATAGTAAGTCATGCTGGTAGCTTGCCTGTTGAGAAGAGGTACACGATTACTGAGGCTAACGTGGTACGTTATGAGTTTGCAGGCCTAAAGCTCTATGAGAAGCTAGCTAAGCTGCTTGGTAGCAGGAGTGTGGAGCGTGTTAGGGAGGCAGCAGCCGGTGATAGGCATGCACTTAGCGTTATAGCTAGCAATAAATGTCTAGAGGATGTCATGCGTAGCCTACCCGAACCCGAGCGTGGAGTTGTTGTCGAGCTTGCCCTCAGCTTTATGCGTGGCGAGTACCCCCTCCTATCGATAGTTGCTGAAAGGTATGGGGTGAGTAGGGCTCGGGTGCGTAGCCTTGCTAGGCGGGTTCGCAAGTGTATGGGTCAGCCATCGCTATCTGAGGCATTAGCCTCAATGAGTATAGCCGCTAGCCTAACTGGTTAA
- the psmB gene encoding archaeal proteasome endopeptidase complex subunit beta encodes MSYEYGTGATAVGIRGAGYVVLAAEKRVSYGGFIISKTARKVYKITDYLGLALAGLFADLQAISKILRAEIEYYNIVTGRRISVRAVARLLATILYSYKYYPFLSETLVGGLEADGTAKLYVMDPLGSLIEDDYAAIGSGAPIAIGILENGYSKDMSVDDAKKLAIAAVRAAIERDAMSGDGIDLLVIRREEDSIKAEEESITI; translated from the coding sequence ATGAGCTATGAGTATGGTACGGGTGCTACTGCAGTAGGAATACGCGGCGCCGGCTACGTCGTACTAGCTGCCGAGAAGAGAGTTAGCTATGGAGGCTTCATAATCAGCAAGACGGCACGAAAGGTCTACAAGATAACAGATTACCTAGGCCTTGCGCTCGCTGGCCTTTTCGCCGACCTACAAGCAATAAGTAAGATACTACGCGCTGAAATAGAATACTACAACATCGTGACAGGGCGTAGGATATCGGTAAGAGCTGTTGCAAGACTACTAGCAACAATACTCTACTCGTACAAGTACTATCCATTCCTCTCTGAGACGCTAGTTGGCGGCCTTGAAGCTGATGGTACAGCAAAGCTCTACGTAATGGACCCCTTAGGCTCGCTTATTGAGGACGACTACGCAGCCATAGGCTCCGGAGCACCCATAGCTATAGGTATACTCGAAAACGGATATAGTAAGGACATGAGTGTTGATGATGCCAAGAAGCTTGCAATAGCAGCTGTACGAGCAGCGATAGAGAGGGACGCCATGTCTGGCGACGGGATAGACCTGCTAGTGATACGCAGGGAGGAGGACAGCATAAAGGCCGAAGAGGAGTCCATAACAATCTAG
- a CDS encoding endonuclease V, producing MTYSSVAKLIELQKRLSRRIVSSLKPMDTASIRRIVGLDAAYSKRYGGVAIAALTTRDGQLLTYSVALGEPPLQYIPGLLAFREAPLFYTALRLLDSNYDLVVVDGHGISHPRRAGIASHIGIAIAKPSIGVAKKKLYGHEQIVSEDCKPPCIAGYVVDEDTGEKLAAIVRTGRSKKSRLYVSPGAYTDLDSATTIVLELLEARKTPLPAPTYHADRISKTIARQLDSGELSPRSLKKRHRTLLDYI from the coding sequence TTGACATACAGCTCGGTTGCAAAGCTCATAGAGCTACAGAAGAGGCTCTCCAGGAGGATAGTCTCAAGCCTAAAACCCATGGATACAGCAAGCATAAGAAGAATAGTCGGCCTAGATGCCGCGTACTCCAAGCGGTACGGTGGAGTTGCAATAGCAGCCCTTACAACCCGCGACGGCCAGCTACTCACATACTCGGTTGCACTAGGAGAGCCACCACTGCAATACATACCCGGCCTACTAGCCTTTCGAGAAGCCCCACTCTTCTACACAGCGCTACGCCTACTGGACAGTAATTATGATCTAGTAGTTGTTGACGGCCACGGCATCTCGCACCCCCGCAGAGCTGGCATAGCATCACACATAGGTATAGCTATAGCAAAGCCCTCCATAGGTGTTGCAAAAAAGAAGCTTTACGGCCACGAGCAGATAGTAAGCGAGGACTGTAAACCACCCTGCATAGCCGGGTACGTGGTAGATGAAGATACCGGAGAGAAGCTTGCAGCAATAGTTAGGACTGGAAGGAGCAAAAAGAGCCGCCTATACGTAAGCCCAGGAGCCTACACAGACCTAGACTCTGCTACTACTATAGTACTTGAACTCCTAGAGGCTAGGAAGACACCACTACCCGCACCCACATATCATGCTGACCGCATATCAAAGACTATAGCACGACAGCTGGACAGCGGCGAGCTAAGCCCGAGAAGCCTTAAGAAAAGACACCGCACATTACTAGACTACATCTAA
- a CDS encoding NAD(P)-dependent glycerol-1-phosphate dehydrogenase, with protein sequence MLHRIELPQKIVVGSGAIDALREVLEEFAGRNSSIAVISGPNVWRLYGERFRSIVEGFVEYSFFEARNASVEYAEKLLEDVKAYSPSLVVGFGGGKSIDLAKYVAYRLGVRMISVPTSPSHDGIASPFTSLKGLDKPHSVRTVTPAAIIADIDIIASAPIRLIRAGAGDLIAKLTAIRDWRLAHKLKGEYYGEYAAKLALLSAKHVIEYASQIGRGVKEAVRVLVEGLVSSGVAMCIAGSTRPASGSEHLFAHALDLIAPGKALHGEEVALGTIMMMYLHGGDWRHVRRTIRRLGLPVTAKELGLSDEVIVKALTMAHRIRPERYTILGESGLTWEAAERLARVTGVIG encoded by the coding sequence ATGCTTCACCGCATAGAGCTTCCGCAGAAGATTGTTGTTGGTAGCGGTGCTATAGATGCACTCCGAGAGGTTCTCGAAGAGTTTGCAGGGAGGAACAGCTCTATAGCTGTTATTTCCGGCCCTAATGTATGGAGGTTGTACGGTGAACGTTTTAGGAGCATTGTTGAAGGATTTGTCGAATATAGCTTCTTTGAGGCGCGTAATGCCTCGGTAGAATATGCAGAGAAGCTGCTGGAGGATGTGAAGGCTTATTCACCTTCGCTTGTAGTTGGATTTGGTGGCGGTAAATCGATAGATCTTGCTAAGTATGTTGCTTATAGGCTCGGCGTTAGAATGATTAGTGTCCCAACTAGTCCATCACATGACGGTATTGCCTCACCATTCACCTCTCTTAAGGGCCTCGATAAGCCTCACTCGGTGAGAACTGTAACTCCTGCAGCTATTATTGCTGATATAGACATTATTGCTTCGGCTCCGATTCGGCTTATTAGAGCTGGTGCAGGCGACCTCATAGCTAAGCTCACAGCTATAAGGGATTGGAGGCTGGCACATAAGCTCAAGGGGGAGTATTATGGTGAGTATGCTGCTAAGCTTGCCCTCCTATCGGCCAAGCATGTGATAGAGTATGCTAGCCAGATTGGACGTGGTGTTAAGGAGGCTGTTAGAGTGCTTGTTGAGGGCCTTGTGAGTAGTGGTGTTGCAATGTGTATCGCAGGATCTACGAGGCCTGCTAGCGGTTCTGAGCACCTCTTTGCACATGCACTTGACTTGATTGCCCCCGGTAAAGCACTGCATGGTGAGGAGGTTGCGCTCGGCACTATTATGATGATGTACCTGCATGGTGGTGATTGGAGGCATGTTAGGAGGACCATTAGGAGGCTTGGACTGCCGGTTACAGCGAAGGAGCTGGGGCTAAGTGACGAGGTCATAGTAAAGGCGTTGACCATGGCGCATAGGATTAGGCCTGAACGATACACTATTCTCGGAGAATCTGGCCTCACGTGGGAAGCAGCTGAGAGGCTTGCACGAGTCACAGGTGTGATAGGCTGA
- the psmB gene encoding archaeal proteasome endopeptidase complex subunit beta has product MLHHPGTGQLRALKGTTTVGIVFRDFVVLAADRRATAGYFVAHKRTKKIIKITDYMAMTTAGLVADAQMLAEWLANHTHYYEIVNKRRMSIHAAAQYLSIILHSAKFYPYIVQLLLGGYDTQPRLYNIDWFGSVTEEKYVATGSGSPTAIGVIEDQYSPNLSMEEAVELAKRAVASSIRRDTFTGNGVDVVVIGKDFYREYSFELKDILKTK; this is encoded by the coding sequence TTGCTACATCATCCCGGTACAGGCCAGCTGAGAGCACTGAAGGGCACAACAACTGTTGGCATAGTATTCCGCGACTTTGTGGTACTCGCAGCAGACCGCAGGGCAACCGCAGGTTACTTCGTAGCACACAAGAGGACCAAGAAAATAATCAAGATAACAGACTACATGGCAATGACTACTGCTGGTCTCGTAGCAGATGCGCAAATGCTGGCTGAATGGCTGGCAAACCACACACACTACTATGAGATAGTCAACAAGAGGAGGATGAGCATCCACGCAGCCGCCCAGTACCTATCAATAATACTACATTCTGCAAAGTTCTACCCATACATAGTACAGCTACTCCTTGGAGGCTACGATACACAGCCAAGACTATACAACATAGACTGGTTCGGCAGTGTAACAGAGGAAAAGTACGTCGCTACGGGCTCCGGCTCGCCAACAGCTATAGGCGTCATAGAAGATCAGTACAGCCCTAACCTGAGTATGGAGGAGGCTGTAGAACTCGCAAAAAGAGCCGTAGCATCCTCCATAAGGCGCGACACCTTCACCGGCAACGGTGTGGACGTCGTAGTCATAGGCAAGGACTTCTACCGCGAATACTCCTTCGAGCTAAAAGACATACTGAAAACCAAGTAG
- a CDS encoding beta-CASP ribonuclease aCPSF1 codes for MYKRNELKKIALTIMEQLTPKYIQVSRIEFEGPEIAIYVRNPKALAEHPEVAKEIAKKLKKRIVIRTDPSVRRSEKETIEVIKNLVPPEAGIKEIKFDHVLGEVIIKAEKVGLVYGKGQSIYNKVLAETGWRMNVVRIPPVDPKDLSTLNKIIDYMLSQSSYRLEFLRSSGERIHRGVIFENRYVRITALGGFMEVGRSAILIETSESKILLDVGINPSGIGYNLYPRLDIDQLNLEELDAVVVTHAHLDHIGLVPYLFKYGYRGPVYATKPTRDLMVLLLLDLLDIMQRSGQKPPYTQQEVKKMILHTIPLDYGEVTDIAPDMKLTFYNAGHILGSAIAHIHIGEGLHNIVYTGDFKFGRTRLLDKAHTEFPRVETLIMESTYGDRDQPRRDEAELELISVISKTIARRGKVLIPVMAVGRAQEILLVLVDALRKKLLPPETKIYIDGSIKEVTAIHLTYPELLSAQVRARILRGENPFDHENIVRVEGRQMREDIAKSDEPGVILATAGMLTGGPSVEYLRLLAPDPRNVLVFVSYQAKGTLGRRILDGEREITMVDEEGKPQLVRIQMEVKSIDGFSGHSDRRQLLAFLANMKPKPKNIILNHGEPQSIHALAETIRRRARHLGLPEDIRVYTPTILDTLHIAGVA; via the coding sequence TTGTATAAGCGTAATGAGTTGAAGAAGATAGCATTGACAATAATGGAGCAACTTACACCCAAGTACATACAAGTTTCGAGAATAGAGTTTGAAGGACCCGAAATAGCAATCTATGTCAGAAACCCGAAGGCGCTAGCAGAGCATCCCGAGGTTGCAAAGGAGATAGCTAAGAAGCTAAAGAAGAGGATAGTAATAAGGACAGATCCCTCTGTCCGGAGGAGCGAGAAGGAGACAATAGAGGTTATCAAGAACCTTGTTCCGCCCGAAGCCGGCATAAAGGAGATAAAGTTTGATCACGTACTCGGTGAGGTCATAATTAAGGCTGAAAAGGTTGGTCTAGTATATGGCAAGGGCCAATCAATATATAATAAAGTACTCGCCGAGACAGGCTGGCGCATGAACGTTGTAAGAATACCGCCAGTAGACCCTAAAGATTTAAGCACACTCAACAAAATCATAGATTACATGTTGTCCCAGAGTAGCTATCGTCTAGAGTTTCTCCGCAGCAGCGGCGAGAGAATACACCGTGGTGTAATCTTCGAAAACCGCTATGTAAGGATAACAGCTCTTGGTGGCTTCATGGAGGTGGGCCGCTCAGCAATACTCATAGAGACCAGCGAGAGCAAGATCCTCCTGGACGTTGGCATAAACCCGAGTGGCATCGGCTACAACCTATACCCCCGTCTGGACATAGACCAACTCAACCTCGAGGAACTAGATGCCGTTGTGGTTACACACGCGCATCTAGACCACATAGGCCTCGTACCTTACCTGTTCAAGTATGGTTACCGGGGTCCTGTCTACGCGACAAAGCCCACCCGAGACCTAATGGTTCTACTACTCCTAGACCTTCTCGACATAATGCAGCGTAGCGGCCAGAAGCCGCCCTACACGCAACAAGAAGTTAAGAAGATGATACTACACACCATACCCCTCGACTACGGCGAGGTCACCGACATAGCTCCAGATATGAAGCTAACCTTCTACAATGCAGGCCACATACTAGGCTCAGCAATAGCACACATCCACATAGGCGAAGGCCTACACAACATAGTCTATACAGGCGACTTCAAGTTTGGCCGCACAAGACTCCTAGATAAAGCCCATACAGAGTTCCCGAGAGTCGAGACACTCATCATGGAGAGTACTTATGGCGACCGCGACCAGCCACGCAGGGATGAGGCAGAACTAGAACTCATAAGCGTTATAAGTAAAACCATAGCTCGTAGGGGCAAGGTGCTAATCCCAGTCATGGCTGTTGGAAGGGCACAAGAAATACTCTTAGTGCTCGTTGATGCTCTTAGGAAGAAATTGTTACCACCAGAAACAAAGATCTACATTGACGGCAGCATAAAGGAGGTAACAGCTATCCACCTAACCTACCCAGAACTCCTCTCAGCACAAGTTAGGGCAAGGATACTGCGCGGCGAAAATCCGTTCGACCACGAGAACATAGTACGGGTGGAAGGTAGACAGATGAGGGAAGACATAGCAAAGAGCGACGAGCCTGGAGTAATACTGGCAACAGCAGGTATGCTGACTGGTGGCCCCTCGGTAGAGTACTTGCGCCTATTAGCACCAGATCCACGTAACGTACTGGTATTTGTTAGCTACCAGGCTAAGGGTACGCTGGGTAGGCGTATACTTGACGGCGAACGCGAAATAACAATGGTTGACGAGGAGGGCAAGCCACAGCTCGTGAGAATACAGATGGAGGTAAAGTCTATAGATGGGTTCTCTGGCCACTCAGACCGCCGTCAGCTCCTAGCATTCCTGGCCAATATGAAGCCTAAGCCAAAGAACATAATACTGAACCATGGCGAACCTCAGTCAATCCACGCGCTTGCAGAGACTATTAGGCGTAGAGCCCGCCATCTAGGTCTTCCCGAAGACATCAGAGTCTACACACCAACGATACTTGACACCCTCCATATTGCCGGTGTAGCCTAG
- a CDS encoding DUF1947 domain-containing protein, with product MRRWQLSKRDKKRLLEKLAETYPGLSVGELRDARIEKLVEDDVEMYIVDSLPAFIEAGERFVPHLLYLLRRGYSWLPYIVVDEGAVKPISRGADLMRPGIVEVVGEFSPGDIVVIVEPSRRLPLAVHEALISSKDIPGMEKGRVSRRLHYVGDRYWKIAERL from the coding sequence TTGAGGCGATGGCAGCTATCAAAGAGGGATAAGAAGCGTCTACTTGAGAAGCTTGCAGAGACTTATCCAGGACTAAGCGTGGGCGAGCTACGCGATGCTAGGATAGAGAAGCTCGTAGAGGATGATGTTGAGATGTATATTGTTGATAGTCTCCCAGCATTCATAGAGGCTGGTGAGAGGTTTGTGCCACACCTGCTATACCTGCTGCGCCGCGGCTATAGCTGGCTCCCATACATAGTAGTGGATGAGGGTGCTGTCAAGCCGATTTCTAGAGGTGCAGACCTCATGAGGCCGGGTATTGTCGAGGTCGTGGGGGAGTTTTCGCCAGGCGACATTGTGGTTATTGTGGAGCCTAGCCGTAGGTTACCCCTAGCTGTACATGAGGCTCTAATCTCTAGCAAGGATATTCCTGGTATGGAGAAGGGCAGGGTTTCGAGAAGGCTCCACTACGTGGGTGACAGGTACTGGAAAATAGCTGAGAGGCTATGA
- a CDS encoding LSm family protein: MAETTHRILGDSIGSIVLVKLKGANEVRGRLKSYDQHLNLVLEDAEEIYEDGRTRKLGTIVIRGDTVLLISPAQIQS, translated from the coding sequence ATGGCTGAGACAACACACCGTATACTCGGCGACAGTATTGGGAGTATAGTCCTCGTAAAGCTCAAGGGTGCAAACGAAGTTCGCGGAAGACTGAAGAGCTACGATCAGCACCTTAACCTGGTCCTCGAGGATGCCGAAGAGATATACGAGGATGGCCGCACAAGAAAGCTCGGCACAATAGTTATTCGCGGCGACACAGTGCTCCTCATATCGCCAGCACAAATCCAGAGCTAA
- a CDS encoding 50S ribosomal protein L37e, translating into MGKGTPSFGKMNKNYTHIRCPRCGRHAYNVAKGYCAACGYGRSRRLRRYSWMNKKVNRIRIR; encoded by the coding sequence TTGGGTAAGGGTACACCATCCTTCGGCAAGATGAACAAAAACTATACCCATATACGTTGCCCGCGTTGCGGCCGCCACGCATACAATGTTGCCAAGGGCTATTGTGCTGCATGCGGCTATGGTAGGAGTAGGAGGCTACGCCGCTACTCCTGGATGAACAAGAAGGTAAACCGTATACGCATAAGGTAG
- a CDS encoding DNA-directed RNA polymerase subunit H translates to MARQKKKFNILEHELVPKHEVVPPEEAARIIRELGVRPEQLPWLRATDPVARAIGAKPGDIVRIYRKSPTAGEVVVYRYVVGY, encoded by the coding sequence ATGGCCCGGCAGAAGAAGAAGTTCAACATTCTAGAGCATGAACTCGTACCCAAGCACGAGGTTGTACCACCAGAGGAGGCAGCACGCATTATCCGAGAGCTTGGCGTACGTCCAGAGCAGCTCCCCTGGCTACGGGCTACAGACCCCGTAGCCAGGGCTATCGGTGCAAAGCCTGGGGACATTGTCCGCATTTACCGTAAAAGCCCGACAGCGGGTGAGGTAGTAGTCTACCGCTACGTTGTCGGCTACTAG